A DNA window from Arachis hypogaea cultivar Tifrunner chromosome 18, arahy.Tifrunner.gnm2.J5K5, whole genome shotgun sequence contains the following coding sequences:
- the LOC112770759 gene encoding protein NEOXANTHIN-DEFICIENT 1 isoform X2 has translation MEAVEAKSSSSSGYGKPPWVFSGSALYQLHLVKAEKARRYIPKEFKLVEAFGYTLGGFFLASYEDSPAGVFDELVVIAGLVWNRPTSCAWATRVYVNSNDACYHGRKEVGLPSQIAKFSKTIRAISGESSDRSSGFLNMIGIGSISCNNQRDQGLNVEVIKIKCLEAADACNISLTSADGTNSWMGPPIKMSLPSFSGGTEYNPNLLKYSCRIECRVQAVQPLKVSGAIPSTSTNDEREQHNSDVAENHESFSTYVMLSKPILALKFNQMKMHVEAPVVLSQFSSSIETTASSLP, from the exons ATGGAAGCTGTAGAAGCAAAATCATCTTCTTCATCTGGGTATGGTAAGCCTccatgggtatttagtggaag TGCCTTGTATCAACTCCATCTTGTGAAGGCAGAGAAAGCTAGAAGATACATTCCAAAAGAATTCAAATTGGTTGAAGCTTTTGG ATACACTTTGGGTGGCTTCTTTCTAGCCAGCTATGAGGACAGTCCCGCCGGTGTCTTTGACGAG CTAGTGGTGATTGCAGGACTTGTCTGGAACCGCCCAACATCTTGTGC ATGGGCCACGAGGGTGTACGTGAACAGTAATGATGCTTGTTATCATGGACGAAAG GAAGTGGGTCTTCCAAGTCAGATTGCCAAGTTTTCCAAG ACAATTAGAGCAATATCAGGAGAATCTAGTGATAGAAGCAGTGGATTCTTGAACATGATAGGAATTGGTTCTATCTCATGCAATAATCAGAGGGATCAAGGTCTAAATGTTGAAGTAATCAAAATCAAATGTCTCGAGGCAGCAGATGCTTGTAACATTAGTCTCACAAGTGCTGATG GCACCAATAGCTGGATGGGGCCTCCAATTAAAATGTCGCTTCCAAGTTTCAG TGGTGGTACAGAGTATAATCCCAACCTCCTTAAGTACTCTTGCCGGATTGAATGCAG GGTGCAAGCAGTGCAGCCATTGAAGGTTTCAGGGGCAATCCCTTCAACTTCAACAAATGATGAGAGAGAACAACATAATAGTGACGTAGCTGAAAATCATGAGAGTTTCAGCACTTATGTGATGTTATCAAAACCCATTTTAGCACTTAAgtttaatcaaatgaagatgcatGTAGAAGCTCCTGTTGTGCTTTCCCAATTCTCAAGTTCCATAGAAACTACTGCCAGTTCTCTTCCATAa
- the LOC112770759 gene encoding protein NEOXANTHIN-DEFICIENT 1 isoform X1, giving the protein MEAVEAKSSSSSGYGKPPWVFSGSALYQLHLVKAEKARRYIPKEFKLVEAFGYTLGGFFLASYEDSPAGVFDEQLVVIAGLVWNRPTSCAWATRVYVNSNDACYHGRKEVGLPSQIAKFSKTIRAISGESSDRSSGFLNMIGIGSISCNNQRDQGLNVEVIKIKCLEAADACNISLTSADGTNSWMGPPIKMSLPSFSGGTEYNPNLLKYSCRIECRVQAVQPLKVSGAIPSTSTNDEREQHNSDVAENHESFSTYVMLSKPILALKFNQMKMHVEAPVVLSQFSSSIETTASSLP; this is encoded by the exons ATGGAAGCTGTAGAAGCAAAATCATCTTCTTCATCTGGGTATGGTAAGCCTccatgggtatttagtggaag TGCCTTGTATCAACTCCATCTTGTGAAGGCAGAGAAAGCTAGAAGATACATTCCAAAAGAATTCAAATTGGTTGAAGCTTTTGG ATACACTTTGGGTGGCTTCTTTCTAGCCAGCTATGAGGACAGTCCCGCCGGTGTCTTTGACGAG CAGCTAGTGGTGATTGCAGGACTTGTCTGGAACCGCCCAACATCTTGTGC ATGGGCCACGAGGGTGTACGTGAACAGTAATGATGCTTGTTATCATGGACGAAAG GAAGTGGGTCTTCCAAGTCAGATTGCCAAGTTTTCCAAG ACAATTAGAGCAATATCAGGAGAATCTAGTGATAGAAGCAGTGGATTCTTGAACATGATAGGAATTGGTTCTATCTCATGCAATAATCAGAGGGATCAAGGTCTAAATGTTGAAGTAATCAAAATCAAATGTCTCGAGGCAGCAGATGCTTGTAACATTAGTCTCACAAGTGCTGATG GCACCAATAGCTGGATGGGGCCTCCAATTAAAATGTCGCTTCCAAGTTTCAG TGGTGGTACAGAGTATAATCCCAACCTCCTTAAGTACTCTTGCCGGATTGAATGCAG GGTGCAAGCAGTGCAGCCATTGAAGGTTTCAGGGGCAATCCCTTCAACTTCAACAAATGATGAGAGAGAACAACATAATAGTGACGTAGCTGAAAATCATGAGAGTTTCAGCACTTATGTGATGTTATCAAAACCCATTTTAGCACTTAAgtttaatcaaatgaagatgcatGTAGAAGCTCCTGTTGTGCTTTCCCAATTCTCAAGTTCCATAGAAACTACTGCCAGTTCTCTTCCATAa
- the LOC112771472 gene encoding LOW QUALITY PROTEIN: receptor-like cytosolic serine/threonine-protein kinase RBK2 (The sequence of the model RefSeq protein was modified relative to this genomic sequence to represent the inferred CDS: deleted 2 bases in 1 codon; substituted 1 base at 1 genomic stop codon) yields MTAGTRGVVAGELELNHECNLMHWSPEDFESKLQGILINGQFPRPTIDAVTNNLKTPGDELEVNLKSWAVSSISSFQNIYFLENLIGKGGYAEVYKGRLPNHQLVAVKRLTRGTADETICDFLSELGIMAHVSHTNTAKLVGYGVEGGMHLVLELSEKGSLASVLYGSKEKLPXSIRQRIALGTAEGILYLHEGCQRRIIHRNIKAANILLTDDFKPQICDFGLAKWLPENWNHHSVTRFEGTFGYLALEYLLHGIVDEKIDVFCLVI; encoded by the exons ATGACTGCTGGCACTCGAGGG GTTGTGGCTGGAGAGCTTGAACTGAATCATGAATGCAATTTGATGCACTGGTCACCAGAGGATTTCGAATCTAAATTGCag GGGATCTTGATTAATGGGCAATTCCCAAGGCCCACTATAGATGCAgttacaaataatttaaaaacaccaGGGGATGAATTGGAAGTGAATCTCAAGAGTTGGGCTGTTAGCTCAATATCTAGCTTTCAGAATATTTACTTTTTGG AGAATTTGATTGGGAAGGGTGGTTATGCTGAGGTTTACAAAGGGCGTTTGCCAAATCATCAGTTAGTAGCAGTTAAAAGACTAACAAGAGGAACAGCTGATGAAACTATA TGTGACTTCTTATCAGAACTTGGAATCATGGCTCATGTAAGCCACACCAACACTGCTAAATTGGTTGGTTATGGTGTGGAAGGTGGAATGCATCTGGTTCTTGAATTGTCTGAAAAAGGAAGCCTAGCTTCAGTTCTTTATG GGTCCAAGGAGAAGCTTCCGTAGTCTATTAGGCAGAGAATTGCATTAGGAACAGCAGAGGGAATATTATATCTTCATGAAGGTTGTCAAAGAAGAATTATACATAGAAATATAAAAGCTGCAAATATCTTACTCACTGATGACTTTAAGCCTCAG ATTTGTGATTTTGGGCTAGCAAAATGGCTACCAGAGAATTGGAATCACCACAGTGTTACAAGATTTGAAGGGACATTTGG ATACCTTGCTCTAGAATACTTACTCCATGGCATAGTAGACGAAAAAATAGATGTATTTTGCCTTGTTATCTAA